In Ictidomys tridecemlineatus isolate mIctTri1 chromosome 16, mIctTri1.hap1, whole genome shotgun sequence, a single genomic region encodes these proteins:
- the LOC144371444 gene encoding LOW QUALITY PROTEIN: uncharacterized protein LOC144371444 (The sequence of the model RefSeq protein was modified relative to this genomic sequence to represent the inferred CDS: substituted 1 base at 1 genomic stop codon): MTLNHTQEYSPEKGLKNRFHEVIIAKYKSCDLNYLPQKKIWKTTSESEHKKSYTKSGLVHHQRNYTGEKPYKCTECGKAFGHKSHLICHSRNHTEEKPYKCTACGKAFGDKSSLIRHNRSHTGEKPYTCKECAKAFGQKSVLIRHRRTHTGEKPYTCKDCGKAFGQKSDLICHRRTHTGEKPYKCTECGKTFGQKSHLICHRRTHTGEKPYKCTECGKAFGEKSSLICHRRTHTGEKPYKCTECGKTFGHKSHLICHSRTHTGEKPYKCTACGKAFGDKSSLIRHNRTHTGEKPYECKECAKAFGQKSVLIRHRRTHTGEKPYTCKDCGKAFGRKSDLICHRRTHTGEKPYKCTECGKTFGQKSHLICHSRTHTGEKPYKCTECGKAFGEKSSLICHRRTHTGEKPYKCTECGKTFGQKSHIICHNKTHTGEKPYKCTACGKAFGEKSSLICHRRTHTKEKPYKCKDCDKAFGKKSDLIYHRRTHTGEKPYKCKECAKAFSKKAHLIRHKRTHTGEKPYKCTECGKAFGEKSSLICHRRTHTGEKPYKCTECGKTFGHKSHLICHNRTHTKEKPYKCTACGKAFGDKSSLIRHNRTHTGEKPYECKECGKAFGQKSDLIRHNRTHTGEKPYTCKDCGKAFGXKSDLICHRRTHTGEKPYKCTECGKTFGQKSHLICHNKTHTGEKPYTCKECGKAFGKKSDLIYHIRTHTGEKPYKCKECAKSFSKKADLIRHNRTHTGKKSYKCKVCGKAFGRKSYLLFHSRTHTGEKPYKCKECGKAFGQKSYLIYHNRTHTGEKPYTCKDCGKAFGQKSDLIRYNRTQTGQKPYTCKDCGKAFGRQSDLICHRRTHTGEKPYKCTECGKAFGEKSSLIRHRRTDTGEKPYKCNECGKAFTQKTGFICHRGSHTREKP; this comes from the exons aTGACTCTTAATCATACCCAAGAATATTCACCAGAAAAGGGcctaaaaaatagatttcatgaAGTGATAattgcaaaatataaaagttgtGATCTTAACtatttaccacaaaagaaaatatggaaaactacaagtgagagtgaacacaaaaaatcatatacaaaatCAGGCCTTGTTCACCACCAGAGAaattatactggagagaagccctacaaatgtacagaatgtggcaaagcttttggtcacaaatcacatcttatttgccacagcagaaatcacactgaagagaagccctacaaatgtacagcatgtggcaaagcttttggtgacAAATCAAGCCTTATTCGCCACAACagatctcacactggagagaagccctacacatGTAAAGAATGTGCCAAAGCATTTGGTCAAAAATCAGTCCTTATtcgccacaggagaactcacactggagagaagccctacacatgcaaagattgtggcaaagcttttggtcaaaaatcagaccttatttgccacaggagaactcacactggagagaagccctacaaatgtacagaatgtggcaaaacttttggtcaaaaatcacatcttatttgccacagaagaacacacactggagagaagccctacaaatgtacagagtgtggcaaagcttttggtgaaaaatcaagccttatttgccacaggagaactcacactggagagaagccctacaaatgtacagaatgtggcaaaacttttggtcacaaatcacatcttatttgccacagcagaacacacactggagagaagccctacaaatgtacagcatgtggcaaagcttttggtgacAAATCAAGCCTTATTCGCCacaacagaactcacactggagagaagccctacgaatgtaaagaatgtgccaaagcttttggtcaaaaatcagtcCTTATtcgccacaggagaactcacactggagagaagccctacacatgcaaagactgtggcaaagcttttggtcgaaaatcagaccttatttgccacaggagaactcacactggagagaagccctacaaatgtacagaatgtggcaaaacttttggtcaaaaatcacatcttatttgccacagcagaacacacactggagagaagccctacaaatgtacagagtgtggcaaagcttttggtgaaaaatcaagccttatttgccacaggagaactcacactggagagaagccctacaaatgtacagaatgtggcaaaacttttggtcaaaaatcacatattatttgccacaacaaaacacacactggagagaaaccctacaaatgtacagcatgtggcaaagcttttggtgaaAAATCAAGtcttatttgccacagaagaactcacactaaagagaagccatacaaatgtaaagattgtgacAAGGCTTTTGGTAAAAAATCAGACCTTATTTaccacagaagaactcacactggagagaagccctacaaatgtaaagaatgtgccaAAGCTTTTAGTAAAAAAGCACACCTTATTCGCCAcaaaagaactcacactggagagaaaccctacaaatgtacagaatgtggcaaagcttttggtgaaaaatcaagccttatttgccacaggagaactcacactggagagaagccctacaaatgtacagaatgtggcaaaacttttggtcacaaatcacatcttatttgccacaacagaactcacactaaagagaagccctacaaatgtacagcatgtggcaaagcttttggtgacAAATCAAGCCTTATTCGCCacaacagaactcacactggagagaagccctacgaatgtaaagaatgtggcaaagcttttggtcaaaaatcagacCTTATTCGACacaacagaactcacactggagagaagccctacacatgcaaagattgtggcaaagcttttggttgaaaatcagaccttatttgccacaggagaactcacactggagagaagccctacaaatgtacagaatgtggcaaaacttttggtcaaaaatcacatcttatttgccacaacaaaacacacactggagagaagccctacacatgtaaagaatgtggcaaa GCTTTTGGTAAAAAATCAGACCTTATTTACCAcatcagaactcacactggagagaagccctacaaatgtaaagaatgtgccaAATCTTTTAGTAAAAAAGCAGACCTTATTCGCCacaacagaactcacactggaaagaagtcctacaaatgtaaagtttgtggcaaagcctttggtcGAAAATCATACCTTCTTttccacagcagaactcacactggagagaagccctacaaatgtaaagaatgtggcaaagcttttggtcaaaaatcataCCTTATTTACCacaacagaactcacactggagagaagccctacacatgtaaagattgtggcaaagcttttggtcaaaaatcagacCTTATTCGCTACAACAGAACTCAAACTGGACAGAAGCCCTACACATgcaaagattgtggcaaagcttttggtcgacaatcagaccttatttgccacaggaggactcacactggagagaagccctacaaatgtacagaatgtggcaaagcttttggtgaaAAATCAAGCCTTATTCGCCACAGAAGAAcagacactggagagaagccctacaaatgtaacgaatgtggcaaagcttttactcAAAAAACGGGCTTTATTTGCCACAGAGGATCTCACACCAGAGAGAagccttaa
- the LOC144371418 gene encoding uncharacterized protein LOC144371418, whose amino-acid sequence MQRGSPGSCSPRSAVERHFVSKKLLESALLFYNKWLPFLLYQSTEVIRHPPVILLQPDLGNEDSELGVGALPKHDSQDAGPIVPKISGLERSQEKSQDCCKEPAFEPLVLKDPCLQVLQPLPQPQAEHQLRAPSPDPDLVRGSDKKKSYKQEWFFEMNQVSIQTPRQRLLKQGLGVASRRWLCLQSQQVLT is encoded by the exons ATGCAGAGGGGCTCACCAGGCTCCTGCTCGCCCAGGAGTGCTGTGGAGAGGCACTTTGTGAGCAAGAAGCTGCTGGAGAGTG ctctgttgttcTATaataaatggcttccattcctgctgtatcaatctacagaagttattcgtcaccccccggttattctgctgcagccggacctCGGCAATGAAG ATTCGGAGTTAGGTGTTGGCGCACTGCCCAAACATGACAGCCAGGATGCAGGGCCGATTGTCCCCAAGATATCAGGTCTAGAGAGAAGCCAGGAGAAGAGccaagactgttgcaaagagcccGCCTTTGAGCCTTTGGTGCTTAAGGATCCCTGCCTTCAGGTCCTGCAGCcgctgccccagccccaggcggAGCACCAGCTTCGAGCCCCTTCTCCGGACCCTGACTTGGTGCGAGGTTCAGATAAAAAGAAGTCTTATAAACAGGAGTGGTTTTTCGAAATGAACCAAGTAAGCATACAGACACCAAGGCAAAGGCTCCTAAAGCAAGGCTTGGGTGTGGCCTCCAGACGGTGGCTTTGCCTACAGAGCCAGCAGGTTCTTACATAA